A section of the Halostella salina genome encodes:
- a CDS encoding sulfatase translates to MSERWENVILLSADALRADHLSCYGYHRETSPALDEFAAESIRFTNAYSASSHTREAVPALLTGAYPDVATDAKYHLAADTIASTLSDEGFATAGFHSNPFVSRAYGFDRGFDHFDDDLHLGQHKLIALAQRALDKVRNRHYARAMEINERSLSWIDSLESRQSFFVWNHYMDTHGPYEPPAEYATLYADKELSGRDAQSLYQRAIDDPESITEAERQLLIDLYDAEIRYNDEQIGKFLNALRKRELLEESLVIVTADHGDAFGEHGYYEHPRYLHDEITHVPLFVRPPGGATGTVDSPVSTLDVGTTIERAIGNEDGVSLLEDVAEDRRVFSQARGEDDDSHLRRYAVRTREEACFCERDRESGSIEFTAVSDRSLRSELKAHVEQRVRVENGGDINGEEDVDEEIERRLNALGYTE, encoded by the coding sequence ATGAGCGAACGTTGGGAGAACGTCATCTTGCTTTCTGCCGACGCGCTCCGTGCAGATCATCTCTCCTGTTACGGTTACCATCGCGAAACGTCGCCCGCACTCGACGAATTCGCGGCGGAAAGCATCCGATTTACGAACGCGTACAGTGCAAGTTCCCACACGCGTGAAGCGGTTCCTGCCCTCCTGACTGGGGCATATCCCGACGTGGCAACCGACGCCAAGTACCACCTGGCCGCTGATACCATTGCGTCGACGCTCTCCGACGAAGGGTTCGCGACTGCCGGCTTCCACTCGAATCCGTTCGTCTCGCGGGCGTATGGATTCGACAGGGGGTTCGATCACTTCGATGACGACCTTCATCTGGGACAACACAAGTTGATCGCGCTCGCCCAGCGAGCGCTCGACAAAGTGCGAAACCGACACTACGCGCGGGCCATGGAGATCAACGAGCGCTCGCTGTCGTGGATCGATTCGCTGGAGAGCCGGCAGTCGTTCTTCGTATGGAATCACTACATGGACACCCACGGACCGTACGAGCCGCCCGCCGAGTACGCGACGCTGTACGCGGACAAGGAACTCAGCGGTCGGGACGCACAATCGCTGTACCAGCGCGCGATCGACGATCCAGAGTCGATTACCGAAGCGGAGCGGCAGTTGCTCATCGACTTGTACGATGCCGAAATTCGGTATAACGACGAACAGATCGGCAAGTTTCTGAACGCGCTCCGGAAGCGCGAACTGCTGGAGGAGTCGCTGGTGATCGTGACTGCGGACCACGGCGACGCGTTCGGGGAGCACGGCTACTACGAACATCCGCGCTACCTGCACGACGAGATCACGCACGTGCCGCTGTTCGTGCGGCCCCCCGGCGGTGCGACCGGGACCGTGGATTCGCCCGTAAGCACGCTGGATGTCGGTACAACTATCGAGCGGGCTATCGGGAATGAGGACGGCGTCTCGCTGCTGGAGGACGTTGCCGAGGACCGGCGCGTGTTCTCGCAGGCGCGCGGTGAGGACGATGACAGTCACCTTCGTCGGTATGCGGTACGGACTCGTGAGGAAGCATGTTTCTGTGAACGCGATCGGGAGAGCGGATCGATCGAGTTCACGGCGGTGTCCGACCGGTCGTTACGGTCGGAGCTAAAAGCACACGTCGAGCAGCGCGTGCGTGTCGAGAATGGGGGCGACATCAACGGCGAGGAGGACGTTGACGAGGAGATCGAACGGCGGCTGAATGCGCTTGGGTACACCGAGTGA
- a CDS encoding NAD-dependent epimerase/dehydratase family protein, producing the protein MQDKRVLVTGGAGFIGSNLANTLATDNDVVVVDDEYLGTPENVDESVEYHDVSVLADDLPTDVDVVFHLAALSSYAMHEDDPQRGARVNVEGFVNVVEQARQDGCDTVVYASTSSIYGSRTEPSPEDMPIEANTGYEASKLARERYAEYFSNHYDLTCAGMRFFSVYQGYGGAEEHKGEYANVIAQFAADIAEGTPPKLYGDGEQTRDFTHVDDIVRALETAADHELDGIYNVGTGEPYSFNRVVELLNAELGTDVDPEYVENPIPEDVYVHDTCADASKLQAETDWEPQVDFEDGIAQVCEPYK; encoded by the coding sequence ATGCAGGACAAGCGCGTTCTCGTCACCGGCGGCGCAGGTTTCATCGGCTCCAACCTCGCAAACACGCTCGCGACCGACAACGATGTGGTCGTCGTCGACGACGAGTACCTGGGCACGCCCGAGAACGTTGATGAGTCGGTCGAGTACCACGACGTGAGCGTCCTCGCCGACGACCTTCCCACGGATGTCGACGTCGTGTTCCACCTCGCCGCGCTCTCCTCGTACGCGATGCACGAGGACGATCCGCAGCGTGGCGCGCGGGTCAACGTCGAGGGGTTCGTCAACGTCGTCGAGCAGGCGCGCCAGGACGGCTGTGACACCGTCGTGTACGCCTCAACGTCCTCCATCTACGGCAGTCGCACTGAGCCCTCACCGGAGGACATGCCCATCGAAGCGAACACGGGCTACGAGGCCTCGAAGCTCGCCCGCGAGCGCTACGCCGAGTACTTCTCGAACCATTACGACCTCACCTGTGCAGGCATGCGCTTTTTCTCCGTCTACCAAGGCTACGGCGGCGCGGAGGAACACAAGGGCGAGTACGCCAACGTGATCGCGCAGTTCGCGGCGGACATCGCCGAGGGAACCCCGCCCAAACTCTACGGCGACGGCGAGCAGACACGGGACTTCACCCACGTCGACGACATCGTCCGCGCACTCGAAACGGCCGCGGACCACGAACTCGACGGCATCTACAACGTCGGCACCGGCGAGCCCTACAGTTTCAACCGCGTCGTCGAACTGCTCAACGCCGAACTCGGGACCGACGTCGACCCGGAGTACGTCGAGAATCCCATCCCCGAGGACGTGTACGTCCACGACACCTGTGCGGACGCGTCGAAACTGCAGGCTGAAACCGACTGGGAACCGCAGGTCGACTTCGAAGACGGTATCGCGCAGGTCTGCGAGCCCTACAAGTAA
- a CDS encoding DUF1616 domain-containing protein, whose translation MAEEAEWRLLLPAPVRRLPADLAGVVALVCLTNLVVLAPLVRESPLRVVLGLPFVLFVPGYAFIAALFPEAGASPVEEADAETGAEDAGSGVDSDDGRLATARDRGIDGIERVALSFGLSIAVVPLIGLVLNFTPWGIRLLPILVGVSGFTLISTAVAAHRRWELPADERFRVPYREWVATARAELFEPDTRADAALNVLLVLSLLLAVGSVGYAVAVPKQGESFSEFYVLTENETGDLVADGYPTEFTQGESAEIVVGVGNHEHQPETYQVVVEMHRVEMVNNSTRIVEREDLSQFSTGEVADNETWLRTHNVTPTMTGERLRLTYMLYRGDVPAEPTPENAYRELHLWVNVSEANGTAAVSRSETAVGDVSGASVSDRSVAVAVAGTMSIPVSRYRP comes from the coding sequence ATGGCTGAGGAGGCGGAGTGGCGGTTGCTGCTGCCAGCTCCCGTTCGGCGACTGCCGGCCGATCTCGCTGGAGTCGTCGCGCTCGTCTGTCTCACGAACCTCGTGGTGCTTGCACCCCTCGTCCGGGAGTCGCCGCTTCGGGTGGTTCTCGGCTTACCGTTCGTCCTGTTCGTCCCCGGCTACGCGTTCATCGCGGCCCTGTTCCCGGAGGCCGGGGCATCTCCGGTCGAAGAGGCCGATGCAGAGACTGGAGCGGAGGACGCAGGCTCGGGAGTCGATTCTGACGACGGCCGCCTCGCGACGGCCCGTGACCGTGGGATCGACGGTATCGAGCGGGTAGCGCTGTCGTTCGGGCTCAGCATCGCCGTCGTCCCGCTCATCGGACTGGTGTTGAACTTCACGCCGTGGGGGATCCGACTGCTGCCGATCCTCGTGGGTGTCAGCGGGTTCACGCTCATTTCGACTGCTGTCGCGGCGCATCGGCGCTGGGAGCTGCCCGCGGACGAGCGGTTTCGGGTTCCGTATCGCGAGTGGGTTGCCACGGCGCGTGCAGAACTGTTCGAGCCGGATACGAGGGCCGACGCCGCGTTGAACGTCCTGCTCGTGCTCAGCCTGTTGCTTGCGGTCGGCAGCGTGGGCTACGCGGTCGCCGTCCCAAAACAGGGCGAGTCGTTCTCGGAGTTCTACGTGCTCACCGAGAACGAAACCGGCGACCTCGTGGCCGACGGGTATCCAACGGAGTTCACGCAGGGCGAGAGCGCGGAGATCGTCGTCGGCGTTGGGAATCACGAACACCAGCCCGAGACGTATCAGGTGGTGGTCGAGATGCACCGGGTCGAGATGGTGAACAACTCGACCCGGATCGTTGAACGCGAAGATCTCTCCCAGTTCTCGACCGGCGAGGTCGCGGACAACGAAACCTGGCTCCGTACACACAACGTCACGCCGACGATGACCGGCGAGCGCCTGCGGCTGACGTACATGCTATATCGTGGGGACGTGCCCGCCGAGCCGACGCCCGAGAACGCCTATCGGGAGTTGCACCTCTGGGTGAATGTCTCCGAGGCGAACGGGACTGCGGCGGTTTCTCGCTCCGAGACTGCCGTTGGTGATGTTTCGGGGGCCTCAGTGAGCGATCGCTCCGTTGCAGTTGCGGTTGCAGGGACTATGAGCATCCCTGTTTCTCGGTATCGCCCGTAG
- a CDS encoding glycosyltransferase family 4 protein — MRLAFVSNVVYPFVTGGAEKRIHEIGTRLADEGHDITVYGRHFWDGPEEITHEGMTLRAVAPEAELYEDDRRSITEALDFAARALPSLRRRLRCDEHDIVVASVFPYFPVLATKLASLRSDTPVVTTWHEVWGNYWEEYLGYLAPFGKFTEHITARTPQHPIAISGVTADRLATIGPDRQNIEIVPNGIDTEQVRNARRPDGGYEILFVGRLIEHKNVDVLLDAFDAVASDHDARLGIVGDGPERERLEAKRDSLSHADRVEFLGFLDDYDDVLGHMRAAGVFTSPSTREGFGITFVEAMAADCTVIAADHPGSAADEVIGDAGFLVDPTVESLTRTLDEALHGKRPLADPVERARQYDWDSVASRAETAYLRAVDGTW; from the coding sequence ATGCGCCTGGCGTTCGTGAGTAACGTCGTGTATCCTTTCGTGACTGGCGGTGCCGAAAAGCGCATTCACGAGATCGGCACCCGCCTTGCCGACGAGGGCCATGACATCACAGTCTACGGCCGGCATTTCTGGGACGGTCCCGAGGAAATAACTCACGAGGGGATGACACTGCGAGCGGTCGCCCCCGAGGCGGAACTCTACGAGGACGACCGCCGCTCCATCACGGAGGCACTGGACTTTGCGGCGCGAGCCCTCCCCTCACTCCGCAGGCGTCTCCGATGCGATGAACACGACATCGTCGTCGCGAGCGTCTTTCCGTATTTCCCCGTGCTCGCCACGAAACTCGCGAGCCTCCGTTCGGACACGCCGGTCGTCACGACCTGGCACGAGGTTTGGGGGAACTACTGGGAGGAGTATCTCGGCTACCTCGCACCGTTTGGGAAGTTCACCGAGCACATCACCGCCCGCACGCCCCAACATCCAATAGCGATCTCCGGGGTCACGGCTGACCGTCTCGCGACCATCGGTCCCGACCGCCAGAACATTGAGATCGTTCCCAATGGGATCGACACCGAACAAGTCAGAAATGCGCGACGGCCTGACGGTGGCTACGAGATCCTCTTCGTTGGCCGCCTCATCGAACACAAGAACGTGGATGTGCTCCTTGACGCCTTTGACGCAGTTGCCAGCGATCACGACGCCAGGCTGGGAATCGTCGGCGATGGCCCCGAACGCGAACGTCTCGAAGCAAAACGGGACTCTCTGTCCCACGCGGATCGCGTTGAGTTCCTCGGTTTTCTTGACGACTACGATGATGTTCTCGGACACATGCGCGCCGCCGGTGTCTTCACCTCCCCCAGCACAAGGGAGGGGTTTGGTATCACGTTCGTGGAAGCGATGGCCGCCGACTGTACTGTCATCGCTGCTGACCACCCGGGTTCGGCTGCGGACGAGGTTATCGGAGATGCTGGCTTCCTCGTCGATCCCACAGTCGAATCCTTGACGCGGACACTCGACGAAGCATTGCACGGTAAACGGCCACTGGCGGACCCCGTCGAACGCGCTCGCCAGTACGACTGGGATTCGGTTGCTAGCCGCGCTGAAACAGCATATTTGCGTGCCGTAGACGGTACTTGGTAA
- a CDS encoding glycosyltransferase family 2 protein: MSTEADKQPDQPSQRDPNVDTDADPVGHHQVSKDADELLVDEDSTQVPALSVVMPTLNEEDGIAECIERIQNALAAAGIRGEIIVSDSSDDRTPEIAREMGARVVVPDKPGYGYAYRYAFDHARGEYIAIGDADTTYDFEELPKLLDGVVNGDADIVMGSRLEGEIKDGAMPPLHQYIGNPLLTKFLNVFYGAGVSDAHSGFRVIEREKLAELDLETDGMEFASEMIMEAGARDLTIEEVPITYHEREGEATLDSFRDGWRHVKFMLVNAPGYLFSVPGLLLTVFGLAVMGVAFSGVELGSASFGPRSMIVGSLLTIVGFEVVCLGVFATVAGDPIRKPTDPVTNWMAENLTLEWGATVGVVMFAAGGLYAASLLLEWVTSGYAALPTLTADIAAFTAIVLGLQMTFSSFFMSAVAEG; encoded by the coding sequence ATGTCAACTGAGGCGGACAAACAGCCGGACCAGCCAAGTCAGCGGGATCCGAACGTAGATACAGACGCTGACCCAGTCGGACACCACCAGGTCTCAAAAGATGCCGACGAGTTGCTCGTCGACGAGGACAGCACACAGGTACCAGCCCTGAGCGTCGTCATGCCGACGCTGAACGAGGAGGACGGGATCGCCGAGTGCATTGAGCGGATTCAGAACGCGCTCGCCGCCGCTGGTATCCGCGGCGAGATCATCGTCAGCGATAGCTCGGACGACCGGACACCCGAGATTGCCCGGGAGATGGGTGCGCGAGTCGTCGTCCCCGACAAACCAGGCTATGGGTACGCCTACCGCTACGCGTTCGACCACGCCCGCGGGGAGTACATTGCCATTGGCGATGCCGACACGACGTACGACTTCGAGGAGCTCCCGAAGCTGCTTGACGGCGTCGTCAACGGCGACGCCGACATCGTGATGGGGAGCCGCCTGGAAGGCGAAATCAAAGACGGTGCGATGCCACCGTTACACCAGTACATCGGGAATCCCCTGCTGACGAAGTTCCTGAACGTGTTCTACGGGGCCGGCGTGAGCGACGCCCACAGCGGTTTTCGCGTCATCGAGCGCGAGAAGCTGGCGGAGCTGGACCTGGAGACCGACGGTATGGAGTTCGCGAGCGAGATGATCATGGAGGCCGGCGCGCGTGACCTGACGATCGAGGAGGTCCCTATCACGTACCACGAGCGCGAGGGGGAGGCGACGCTCGATAGCTTCCGTGACGGGTGGCGGCACGTGAAGTTCATGCTCGTGAACGCGCCCGGCTACCTGTTCTCGGTGCCGGGGCTTTTGCTGACCGTGTTCGGGCTGGCCGTGATGGGGGTGGCGTTTTCCGGCGTCGAGCTCGGGAGTGCGTCGTTCGGCCCGCGCTCGATGATCGTCGGGAGTTTGCTCACGATCGTCGGGTTCGAGGTCGTGTGTCTGGGGGTGTTCGCGACGGTCGCTGGTGACCCGATTCGGAAGCCGACGGATCCGGTGACGAACTGGATGGCGGAGAATCTGACGTTAGAGTGGGGGGCGACAGTTGGGGTAGTAATGTTTGCTGCCGGTGGCCTCTATGCGGCGTCGCTGCTTCTGGAGTGGGTGACCTCCGGGTACGCTGCACTCCCGACCCTGACTGCCGACATCGCGGCGTTCACGGCGATCGTATTGGGCCTACAGATGACGTTTTCGTCGTTCTTCATGAGTGCCGTTGCGGAAGGATAG